A stretch of the Mycolicibacterium celeriflavum genome encodes the following:
- a CDS encoding GMC family oxidoreductase has protein sequence MEPDYDVLVIGSGFGGSVTALRLTEKGYRVAVLEAGRRFADEDFAKTSWNLRKFLWAPQLGMYGIQRIHLLRNVMILAGAGVGGGSLNYANTLYVPPDPFFNDPQWKDITDWRAELMPHYDQAQRMLGVVTNPTFTDADRVVKQVADEMGVGDTFVPTPVGVFFGPDGTKAPGVTVPDPYFGGAGPARTGCIEVGECMTGCRHNAKNTLVKNYLYLAEKSGAQVFPMTTVTGFEERPDGLWNVHTVRTGSWVRRKKRTFTAQHVVLAAGTYNTQKLLFKMRDKGKLPKLSDKLGVLTRTNSESIVGAGRFEVTPDLDLTHGVAITSSIHPTSDTHIEPVRYGKGSNAMGLLQTLMTDGAGPEGTDVPRWKQFFHNARTNPRGTLRMLNVRQWSERTLIALVMQHLDNSITTYTKRNRFGVRRYLSKQGHGAPNPTWIPVGNQVTRRIAEKIDGVAGGTWGELFNIPLTAHFLGGAAIGDDPQHGVIDPYHRAYGYPTLSVHDGAAISANLGVNPSLSITAQAERATSLWPNKGQQDLRPEQGLPYRRLAPVPPEHPVVPADAPAALRRLPIEPVSSAG, from the coding sequence ATGGAACCTGACTACGACGTCCTGGTGATCGGTTCGGGGTTCGGCGGCAGCGTCACCGCCCTGCGGCTGACCGAAAAGGGATATCGCGTCGCCGTGCTGGAAGCCGGTCGGCGCTTCGCCGACGAGGATTTCGCCAAGACTTCGTGGAATCTGCGCAAGTTCCTGTGGGCGCCGCAGCTCGGCATGTACGGAATCCAGCGGATCCACCTGCTGCGCAACGTGATGATCCTGGCCGGCGCGGGCGTAGGCGGCGGGTCGCTGAACTATGCCAACACCCTGTACGTGCCGCCCGATCCGTTCTTCAACGACCCGCAGTGGAAGGACATCACCGACTGGCGCGCCGAGTTGATGCCGCACTACGACCAGGCGCAGCGCATGCTCGGTGTCGTCACGAACCCAACGTTCACCGACGCCGACCGCGTCGTCAAGCAGGTCGCCGACGAGATGGGGGTCGGCGACACCTTCGTGCCGACACCGGTGGGCGTCTTCTTCGGCCCGGACGGCACCAAGGCGCCCGGCGTGACGGTGCCCGACCCGTACTTCGGTGGTGCCGGGCCCGCGCGGACCGGCTGCATCGAAGTCGGAGAATGCATGACCGGGTGCCGCCACAACGCCAAGAACACCCTCGTCAAGAACTACCTGTATCTGGCCGAAAAGTCTGGGGCGCAAGTCTTTCCGATGACAACGGTCACCGGCTTCGAGGAGCGTCCCGACGGGCTGTGGAACGTGCACACCGTCCGCACCGGCAGTTGGGTGCGCCGAAAGAAGCGGACGTTCACCGCGCAGCACGTGGTGCTCGCCGCGGGGACGTACAACACCCAGAAGCTGTTGTTCAAAATGCGCGACAAGGGCAAGCTGCCCAAGCTGTCGGACAAGCTGGGGGTGCTGACACGGACGAACTCCGAATCGATTGTGGGAGCCGGACGCTTCGAGGTGACGCCCGATCTCGACCTCACCCACGGCGTCGCGATCACCTCGTCGATCCACCCCACCTCCGACACCCACATTGAACCGGTGCGCTACGGCAAGGGCTCGAACGCGATGGGACTGTTGCAGACCCTGATGACCGATGGGGCCGGGCCGGAAGGAACCGATGTACCGCGCTGGAAACAGTTCTTTCACAACGCCCGAACAAACCCCCGAGGCACGCTGCGCATGCTCAACGTCCGGCAGTGGAGTGAGCGGACGCTGATCGCCCTGGTGATGCAGCATCTCGACAACTCGATCACCACCTACACCAAACGGAACAGGTTCGGCGTCCGGCGGTATCTGAGCAAGCAGGGTCACGGTGCGCCCAACCCGACGTGGATCCCGGTCGGCAACCAGGTGACACGGCGGATCGCAGAGAAGATCGACGGCGTCGCGGGCGGCACCTGGGGCGAGCTGTTCAACATCCCGCTCACCGCGCACTTCCTCGGCGGTGCGGCCATCGGTGACGACCCGCAGCACGGTGTCATCGATCCGTACCACCGGGCGTACGGCTATCCGACGTTGTCGGTGCACGACGGGGCGGCGATCTCCGCGAATCTCGGTGTGAATCCGTCACTTTCGATCACCGCCCAAGCCGAACGCGCGACGTCGCTGTGGCCGAACAAGGGGCAGCAGGACCTTCGGCCGGAGCAGGGCCTGCCGTACCGGCGGTTGGCGCCTGTACCGCCGGAACACCCGGTCGTCCCCGCAGACGCGCCGGCGGCGCTGCGGCGGCTGCCGATCGAGCCGGTCAGCTCGGCTGGTTGA
- a CDS encoding zinc-ribbon domain-containing protein, with the protein MFFFLFGYGTKQQHLGAGEVRTCPRCHNTTQWSRVREFKQFTLFFVPVARWNRRQFEVCGICGTAVGI; encoded by the coding sequence GTGTTCTTCTTCCTCTTCGGTTACGGCACCAAACAGCAACACCTCGGTGCCGGGGAGGTCAGGACGTGCCCGCGCTGCCACAACACCACCCAGTGGTCGCGGGTCCGCGAGTTCAAGCAGTTCACGTTGTTCTTCGTGCCGGTGGCACGCTGGAACCGCAGGCAGTTCGAGGTCTGCGGCATCTGCGGCACCGCCGTCGGCATCTGA
- a CDS encoding GuaB3 family IMP dehydrogenase-related protein codes for MVEIGMGRTARRTYELDDINIVPSRRTRSSQDVSTAWQLDAYRFEIPVVAHPTDALVSPEFAIEMGRLGGLGVLNGEGLIGRHADVEAKIAQVIEAAEKEPESSAAIRLLQQFHAAPLDPDLLGASVARIREAGVTTAVRVSPQNAQALTPALLSAGIDLLVIQGTIISAERVAQNQGAGEPLNLKTFIAELDVPVVAGGVLDHRTALHLMRTGAAGVIVGYGSTSGVTTSDEVLGISVPMATAIADAAAARREYLDETGGRYVHVLADGDMHTSGDLAKAIACGADAVVLGTPLASSAEALGDGWFWPAAAAHPSLPRGAFLQVAIGERPSLEQVLTGPSDDPFGSLNLVGGLRRSMAKAGYCDLKEFQKVGLAVGS; via the coding sequence ATGGTTGAGATCGGCATGGGCCGAACCGCCCGCCGCACTTACGAACTCGACGACATCAACATCGTCCCGTCGCGGCGCACGCGGTCGTCTCAGGACGTCTCGACCGCCTGGCAACTGGATGCCTACCGGTTCGAGATCCCGGTGGTCGCCCATCCCACCGATGCGCTGGTGTCCCCGGAGTTCGCCATCGAGATGGGCCGGCTCGGCGGCCTGGGGGTTCTCAACGGCGAGGGCCTCATCGGTCGGCACGCCGACGTGGAGGCCAAGATCGCCCAGGTCATCGAGGCGGCCGAGAAGGAGCCCGAGTCATCGGCGGCGATCCGGCTGCTACAGCAGTTTCACGCCGCGCCGCTGGACCCGGACCTGCTGGGCGCGTCCGTCGCGCGGATTCGCGAGGCCGGCGTGACGACGGCGGTGCGGGTCAGCCCGCAGAACGCGCAGGCGCTGACTCCTGCGCTGCTCTCCGCCGGCATCGACCTTCTGGTCATTCAGGGCACGATCATCTCGGCCGAACGTGTAGCCCAAAACCAGGGCGCCGGAGAGCCGTTGAACCTCAAGACCTTCATCGCCGAACTCGACGTGCCGGTGGTCGCGGGCGGCGTGCTCGATCACCGCACCGCTCTGCATCTGATGCGCACCGGCGCGGCCGGTGTGATCGTCGGCTACGGCTCGACCAGCGGCGTGACCACCAGCGACGAGGTCCTCGGCATCAGCGTGCCGATGGCGACCGCGATCGCCGACGCGGCCGCAGCGCGCCGGGAATACCTCGATGAGACCGGTGGACGGTATGTGCACGTGCTCGCCGACGGCGACATGCACACCTCCGGCGATCTGGCCAAGGCCATCGCGTGCGGAGCGGACGCGGTGGTGCTCGGCACGCCGCTGGCCAGCTCGGCCGAGGCGCTGGGCGATGGCTGGTTCTGGCCCGCCGCGGCCGCCCATCCGTCCCTGCCGCGGGGCGCGTTCCTGCAGGTCGCGATCGGTGAACGGCCGTCGCTGGAACAGGTTCTCACCGGCCCGTCCGACGATCCGTTCGGCTCGCTGAACCTCGTCGGGGGGCTGCGGCGCTCGATGGCCAAGGCGGGATACTGCGACCTCAAGGAGTTCCAGAAGGTTGGCCTGGCCGTCGGAAGCTGA